The Chitinophagales bacterium genome window below encodes:
- the lptB gene encoding LPS export ABC transporter ATP-binding protein, translating into MNLRAEKLQKSYKKRKVVNDVSFQVNKGEVVGLLGPNGAGKTTSFYMVVGLVQPDGGKVFLGDEEITNLAMYKRAKRGIGYLPQEASVFRDLSVEDNIMAILEFTPLNKQERKDRLEELLSEFGLQHVRKSSGKVLSGGERRRTEIARGLATSPEFILLDEPFAGIDPIAVEDIQKIINKLKKKNIGVLITDHNVQETLSITDRAYLLFEGTILKTGTAEELAADEQVRRVYLGKNFELKKIKIDDEDF; encoded by the coding sequence ATGAATCTTAGAGCAGAAAAATTGCAAAAAAGCTACAAAAAACGGAAAGTAGTAAATGATGTTTCTTTTCAAGTTAATAAAGGAGAAGTAGTGGGCTTGCTGGGCCCTAATGGAGCAGGAAAAACCACTTCCTTTTATATGGTAGTAGGTTTGGTACAACCCGATGGTGGCAAAGTTTTTTTAGGCGATGAAGAAATAACCAATCTTGCTATGTATAAGAGAGCCAAAAGAGGAATAGGATATTTGCCACAAGAAGCCTCCGTATTTAGAGATTTAAGCGTAGAAGACAACATAATGGCTATTTTAGAGTTTACTCCGCTTAACAAACAAGAACGTAAAGATAGATTAGAAGAATTGCTTAGCGAATTTGGCTTGCAACACGTGCGTAAAAGCTCAGGAAAAGTGCTTAGTGGGGGCGAACGCAGAAGAACAGAAATAGCCAGAGGATTAGCTACATCGCCAGAGTTTATTTTGTTAGATGAACCTTTTGCGGGAATAGACCCGATAGCTGTGGAGGATATTCAAAAAATAATAAACAAGCTTAAAAAGAAAAATATAGGTGTTTTAATAACCGACCACAATGTACAAGAAACGCTATCTATTACAGATAGAGCATACTTGCTTTTTGAAGGAACTATTTTAAAAACAGGAACAGCCGAAGAGCTTGCGGCAGACGAGCAAGTAAGGCGTGTATATCTTGGCAAGAACTTTGAACTTAAAAAAATAAAAATAGACGATGAAGACTTTTAG
- a CDS encoding AAA family ATPase yields MTNQEVYFAEQFALNTSQSFYLTGKAGTGKTTLLKKILTQTDKNTIVVAPTGVAAINAGGVTIHSMFGLPLTSFVPNNDFVDLNVANNRYSLSKHLRYRKEKRKLIQELDLLIIDEISMVRADLLDAIDFVLQHIRHSKEPFGGVQVLFIGDLYQLPPVVRPEQWSLLENYYQSPFFFDSIAWQNLNAFTIELKHIYRQQDEAFISILNNVRNNTTTNEDLDTLNQHYDSTVSGTLKNYITLCTHNYQADSINKKELNKIADKSFVYKAEIEGTFNENAYPADLDIELKVGAQIMFIRNDAEENIYYNGKLAEVIYLGASIIKVKFLDTEEEYTLKKEEWENINYTINKETNEVKQEKLGSFQQYPIRLAWAITIHKSQGLTFEKAIVDVEKSFAAGQAYVALSRCTDLEGLILKSKIQKSNVIVDSRIVVFHKNSVAHSNLDKALEYAKEDYAQKLIFKAFTFANFKDEIADWKDIIEKKDLPGKADCMLLQKEAHSTWLSIQDVEHKFKQQLQKIFNKPYNEREKHLKERCGKAIEYFTEETFNKLIVPLNKHINEYSYKSRTKAYLNFCRDLLQMYWLKMKALYGLHYVDVKLYQAENVRNASQLPGDNKPVAKAKKGATYEITLTMFKEGLNVQEIAEKRSMAESTIAQHLTKWIKKGEISIFDVVEKQRVETLLPYYKNNEFVSLTQLKDEIPFETTYIELRYTLAHYENINKK; encoded by the coding sequence ATGACTAACCAAGAAGTATATTTTGCCGAGCAGTTTGCCCTTAATACCTCCCAGTCTTTTTACCTTACGGGCAAGGCTGGTACAGGTAAAACTACGCTACTTAAAAAAATACTAACCCAAACAGATAAAAATACCATAGTAGTTGCTCCTACAGGTGTGGCAGCCATAAATGCAGGAGGCGTTACCATACATTCTATGTTTGGTTTGCCTTTAACTTCTTTTGTACCTAACAACGATTTTGTAGATTTAAACGTAGCCAATAATCGTTATTCTTTAAGCAAACACTTGCGTTATAGAAAAGAAAAACGTAAGCTTATTCAAGAATTAGACCTACTTATAATAGACGAAATAAGTATGGTGCGTGCTGATTTATTAGACGCCATAGATTTTGTGTTGCAGCACATTAGGCACAGCAAAGAGCCTTTTGGAGGTGTGCAAGTACTTTTTATAGGCGATTTATACCAGTTGCCACCCGTAGTTAGACCCGAGCAGTGGAGTTTATTGGAAAACTACTATCAAAGTCCGTTCTTTTTTGATAGCATAGCATGGCAAAACTTAAATGCTTTTACCATAGAACTGAAACACATTTACCGCCAGCAAGATGAAGCATTTATCAGCATATTAAACAATGTGCGAAACAATACCACTACAAATGAAGATTTAGACACACTAAACCAGCATTATGACAGCACGGTAAGCGGCACACTTAAAAACTATATTACGCTATGTACACACAATTATCAAGCAGATAGCATAAATAAAAAAGAACTGAATAAAATAGCAGATAAATCATTTGTATATAAAGCAGAAATAGAAGGAACTTTTAATGAAAATGCCTATCCTGCCGATTTGGATATAGAGCTAAAAGTAGGTGCTCAAATAATGTTTATCCGCAATGATGCTGAAGAAAATATATACTACAATGGCAAGCTTGCAGAGGTTATATATTTAGGTGCAAGCATTATAAAAGTAAAGTTTTTAGACACAGAAGAAGAATACACACTAAAAAAAGAAGAATGGGAAAATATTAACTACACTATTAATAAAGAAACCAACGAAGTAAAACAGGAAAAATTAGGTAGTTTTCAGCAATATCCTATTCGTTTAGCGTGGGCTATAACCATACATAAAAGCCAAGGACTTACTTTTGAAAAAGCAATAGTAGATGTAGAAAAATCATTTGCCGCAGGGCAGGCTTATGTGGCACTTAGCCGGTGTACAGATTTGGAAGGTTTAATTTTAAAATCAAAAATTCAGAAAAGCAATGTTATAGTAGATAGCAGAATTGTGGTGTTTCATAAAAATAGTGTAGCACACAGCAATTTAGATAAAGCCTTAGAGTATGCCAAAGAAGATTATGCTCAAAAACTAATATTTAAAGCCTTTACTTTTGCTAATTTTAAAGATGAAATAGCCGACTGGAAAGATATTATAGAGAAGAAAGATTTGCCGGGGAAAGCAGATTGTATGTTACTACAAAAAGAAGCACACAGCACTTGGCTTAGCATACAAGACGTAGAACATAAATTTAAACAACAACTTCAAAAAATATTTAACAAACCATATAACGAACGAGAAAAACACTTAAAAGAAAGATGTGGCAAAGCCATAGAATATTTTACCGAAGAAACTTTTAATAAACTTATAGTTCCCCTAAATAAGCATATAAACGAGTACTCATACAAAAGCAGAACAAAGGCATATTTGAATTTTTGTAGAGATTTACTTCAAATGTATTGGCTAAAAATGAAAGCATTATACGGCTTGCATTATGTGGACGTAAAACTATACCAAGCAGAAAACGTAAGAAACGCAAGTCAACTTCCGGGAGATAACAAGCCTGTGGCTAAAGCAAAAAAAGGAGCTACTTACGAAATAACTTTAACCATGTTTAAAGAAGGATTGAACGTGCAAGAAATAGCCGAAAAAAGAAGCATGGCAGAAAGTACCATAGCACAGCATCTTACTAAATGGATTAAAAAAGGCGAAATATCGATTTTTGATGTAGTAGAAAAACAGCGAGTAGAAACTTTACTGCCGTACTATAAAAACAATGAATTTGTTTCTTTAACGCAGCTAAAAGATGAAATTCCTTTTGAAACCACATATATAGAATTAAGATACACACTTGCCCATTATGAAAACATTAACAAAAAATAG
- the pheS gene encoding phenylalanine--tRNA ligase subunit alpha, with translation MNPFEQAEQMLKSIKEAVLNTPEEGEQFRIEYIGSKGKLKDLFAFMKDIPNEKKKDFGQLVNEIKLTAEQKVNEAKATTEGNKKDNEDEDLTVPGMPYEIGTRHPINIVKNEMIEIFKRLGFVVEEGPEIEDDWHNFTALNLPEHHPARDMQDTFYIDYDKDLLLRTHTSSAQIRVMERQKPPIRIITPGRVYRNETISARAHCTFHQVEGLYIDKNVSFADLKQTLYYFAKEMFGSDNIRMRPSYFPFTEPSAEIDVSCFICNAKGCKVCKHSGWVEIGGCGMVDPAVLENVGINPQEYSGFAFGMGIERITMLKYGIDDIRLFFENDVNFLKQFR, from the coding sequence ATGAATCCATTTGAGCAAGCAGAGCAGATGCTGAAAAGCATAAAGGAAGCCGTTTTAAATACTCCGGAAGAAGGAGAACAATTTAGAATTGAATACATAGGAAGCAAAGGAAAATTAAAAGACCTTTTTGCTTTTATGAAAGATATTCCTAATGAAAAGAAAAAGGATTTTGGACAGTTGGTAAATGAAATAAAACTAACTGCCGAGCAGAAAGTAAACGAAGCCAAAGCTACCACTGAGGGAAACAAAAAAGATAATGAAGATGAAGATTTAACTGTACCGGGAATGCCTTATGAAATAGGTACACGCCACCCTATAAACATAGTTAAAAATGAAATGATTGAAATTTTTAAACGATTGGGTTTTGTGGTAGAAGAAGGACCGGAAATAGAAGACGATTGGCATAATTTTACAGCTTTAAACCTGCCGGAACATCATCCTGCTAGGGATATGCAAGACACTTTTTATATTGATTACGATAAAGATTTGTTGTTAAGAACGCATACTTCTTCTGCTCAAATTAGAGTAATGGAACGACAAAAACCGCCTATAAGAATTATAACTCCCGGGCGAGTGTATAGAAACGAAACCATTTCGGCTCGGGCACATTGTACTTTTCATCAAGTAGAGGGCTTGTATATAGATAAAAATGTTTCTTTTGCCGATTTAAAACAAACACTTTATTATTTTGCTAAAGAAATGTTTGGTAGCGATAATATACGTATGCGACCATCGTATTTTCCTTTTACAGAGCCAAGTGCCGAAATAGACGTTTCATGTTTTATATGCAATGCTAAAGGCTGCAAAGTATGCAAACACAGTGGCTGGGTAGAAATAGGTGGCTGTGGTATGGTTGACCCTGCTGTGCTTGAAAATGTAGGTATAAATCCTCAAGAATATTCGGGATTTGCTTTTGGTATGGGCATAGAACGTATTACAATGCTTAAATATGGCATTGACGATATTCGTCTATTTTTTGAAAATGATGTAAATTTTTTAAAGCAGTTTAGATAG
- a CDS encoding ImmA/IrrE family metallo-endopeptidase: protein MEMKEIFSERFKSARLMKGFSLQDLADAMENSVSRQALHRYEKGEVIPDSEKINLLSKALDVNPDYFFRSTKVELGEVEYRKLSKMPKKEAAIIKEKTKEYLSRYLELEEILGLGIEFKDPLKDFGSITSYEQVNKAANKLREDWSLGNGSIFNVVELLEDKHIKVVKLDVDEDFDGLQTFVNGTIPVVAYNVKKTNKPDRIRFTLLHELAHLLLKFGDITKRQKETLCHQFAGAILLPEKTIKAELGEHRNKLSINELGNIKKQYGISIQAIVMRAKDCGIINEYYTKQFFFMIKQMNWKIDEPVEYSGAEESNRFEQLLFRALVEDQISISKAASLKNQSLADFRKENQMAI from the coding sequence ATGGAAATGAAAGAAATTTTTTCAGAACGCTTTAAGTCAGCTCGTTTAATGAAAGGTTTTTCATTACAAGATTTAGCAGATGCTATGGAAAATAGCGTGTCTCGGCAAGCATTGCATCGTTACGAAAAAGGAGAAGTGATTCCCGATTCCGAAAAAATTAACTTATTGAGTAAAGCACTTGATGTAAACCCCGACTACTTTTTTAGAAGCACTAAGGTTGAATTGGGAGAGGTGGAATACAGAAAATTGAGTAAAATGCCGAAAAAAGAAGCAGCAATAATTAAGGAAAAAACTAAAGAGTATCTTTCACGTTATTTAGAGTTGGAGGAAATTTTAGGATTGGGTATTGAATTTAAAGATCCCCTTAAAGACTTTGGTTCTATTACTTCTTACGAGCAAGTAAATAAAGCTGCAAATAAATTAAGAGAAGATTGGAGTTTAGGTAATGGATCAATTTTTAATGTGGTTGAGCTTTTGGAAGATAAACACATTAAGGTTGTTAAATTAGATGTTGATGAAGATTTTGACGGATTACAAACTTTTGTGAACGGCACTATTCCCGTAGTTGCATATAACGTAAAGAAAACCAATAAGCCCGATAGAATACGTTTTACTTTATTACATGAATTGGCTCACTTGCTTTTGAAGTTTGGCGACATAACTAAAAGACAAAAAGAAACTTTGTGTCATCAATTTGCAGGAGCAATACTATTGCCCGAAAAAACCATTAAAGCAGAATTAGGCGAACACCGAAATAAACTTTCAATAAATGAGTTAGGTAATATCAAAAAGCAATACGGCATCTCTATACAAGCAATAGTTATGAGGGCGAAAGACTGTGGTATTATTAATGAATATTATACTAAACAATTCTTTTTCATGATTAAGCAAATGAATTGGAAAATAGATGAACCTGTTGAATATAGCGGGGCAGAAGAATCAAACCGATTTGAACAACTTTTATTCCGTGCGTTGGTTGAAGACCAGATTTCAATATCCAAAGCGGCTTCTTTGAAAAATCAATCTTTGGCAGATTTCAGAAAGGAAAATCAAATGGCAATTTAA
- the recA gene encoding recombinase RecA: MADNEKIKALNLTLSKLDKAYGKGTVMRLGDSQVVETEVISSGSITLDAALGIGGFPTGRVVEIYGPESSGKTTIALHAIAEAQKKGGIAAFIDAEHAFDKTYAKKLGVNVDELLISQPDDGEQALDITEHLIRSGAIDICVIDSVAALVPRSELEGDMGDSKMGLQARLMSQALRKLTGTINKTGCTCIFINQLRDKIGVMFGNPETTTGGNALKFYSSVRLDIRRIGALKDKEDIVGNRTRVKVVKNKMAPPFKKAEFDIMYGEGISKLGEIIDLGVDLDILNKSGSWYSYGETKLGQGRESVKSLLADNPELADEIEVKIRANIINLTSSEDDEKEDSDE; the protein is encoded by the coding sequence ATGGCAGACAATGAAAAAATAAAGGCGTTAAATTTAACCCTTTCAAAATTAGATAAAGCCTACGGTAAAGGTACGGTAATGCGTTTAGGCGATTCGCAAGTAGTAGAAACAGAAGTAATTTCTTCCGGCTCTATAACTTTAGATGCTGCATTAGGCATAGGCGGTTTTCCTACAGGCAGAGTGGTAGAAATATATGGCCCTGAATCTTCGGGAAAAACTACAATAGCCCTGCATGCCATAGCTGAAGCACAGAAAAAAGGTGGCATAGCGGCATTTATAGATGCAGAACACGCTTTTGATAAAACTTATGCTAAAAAACTGGGCGTAAATGTTGACGAGCTATTAATTTCTCAGCCCGATGACGGAGAGCAAGCTTTAGATATTACAGAGCATTTAATTCGTTCTGGAGCTATAGACATTTGTGTTATAGATTCAGTAGCAGCTCTTGTGCCACGTAGCGAGTTGGAAGGCGATATGGGCGATTCTAAAATGGGATTGCAAGCCAGATTAATGAGCCAAGCACTAAGAAAACTAACGGGGACTATTAACAAAACAGGATGTACCTGTATTTTTATTAACCAACTGAGAGATAAAATAGGTGTAATGTTTGGAAATCCTGAAACTACTACGGGCGGAAATGCACTTAAATTTTATTCTTCGGTTCGTTTAGATATAAGACGAATAGGAGCATTAAAAGATAAAGAAGATATAGTAGGAAATAGAACCAGAGTAAAAGTTGTAAAAAACAAAATGGCTCCACCTTTTAAGAAAGCAGAGTTTGATATTATGTATGGCGAGGGAATTTCTAAACTGGGAGAAATAATAGATTTAGGCGTTGACTTAGATATATTAAACAAAAGTGGTTCGTGGTACAGCTATGGCGAAACAAAATTGGGACAAGGAAGGGAAAGTGTAAAATCTTTACTGGCAGACAATCCTGAACTTGCCGATGAAATAGAAGTAAAAATAAGAGCTAATATTATCAATTTAACCTCATCTGAAGATGATGAAAAAGAAGATTCAGACGAATAG
- the xth gene encoding exodeoxyribonuclease III, which produces MHLVSFNVNGVRAIIKKDFAQSVDKLKADVICLQETKAQDDQVLEALEDIKGYHIYSNSAEKKGYSGVAILSKEKPLSVQPDIDINEHDNEGRVLCAEYKKFFLVNVYVPNSGSSLKRLDYRQTWDRDFLAYLKNLEKTKPVIVCGDFNVAHTDIDLANPKPNYNKSAGYMQEEIDGMDNYLSSGFIDTFRHFYPEEIKYSWWSYRAAARERNIGWRIDYFLVSDILKKELKGAQIYNDVFGSDHCPVSLDIF; this is translated from the coding sequence ATGCATTTAGTTTCGTTTAATGTTAATGGCGTACGTGCCATTATAAAGAAAGATTTTGCCCAATCGGTAGATAAACTAAAGGCAGATGTTATATGTCTGCAAGAAACTAAAGCACAAGATGACCAAGTGTTAGAAGCACTTGAAGACATTAAAGGATACCATATTTATTCTAACTCTGCGGAGAAAAAAGGATATTCGGGTGTAGCTATTTTAAGTAAAGAAAAACCACTAAGCGTACAGCCGGATATAGATATAAACGAGCATGACAATGAAGGGCGTGTATTATGTGCCGAATACAAAAAATTCTTTTTAGTAAATGTTTATGTGCCTAATTCGGGCAGTAGCCTAAAAAGATTAGACTATAGACAAACCTGGGACAGAGATTTTTTAGCTTATCTTAAAAATTTAGAAAAAACAAAACCTGTAATTGTTTGTGGCGATTTTAATGTAGCACATACCGATATAGATTTAGCCAATCCTAAGCCCAACTACAACAAAAGTGCGGGCTATATGCAAGAAGAAATAGACGGCATGGATAATTATTTATCATCGGGATTTATAGACACTTTTAGGCATTTTTATCCGGAAGAAATAAAATACTCGTGGTGGAGCTATAGAGCAGCAGCAAGAGAAAGGAACATAGGCTGGAGAATAGATTATTTTTTGGTTTCCGACATACTAAAAAAGGAGCTGAAAGGAGCACAAATATATAATGATGTGTTTGGTTCAGACCACTGTCCGGTGTCTTTAGATATATTTTAA
- a CDS encoding nitronate monooxygenase codes for MQNRITKLFNIQYPIIQAGMIWCSGWELASAVSNAGGLGIIGAGSMYPHVLKEHIQKCKQATNKPFAVNFPLLYPDIDQHIKTIIEEKVPIVFTSAGNPKTWTQTLQNEGIKVVHVVSSLKFALKSEAAGVDAVVAEGFEAGGHNGREETTTLCLIPLVKSQLKIPLIAAGGIGCGKTMLAAFALGADAVQIGSRFVTSEESSAHLNFKNAVVNAQEGDTDIRLKAVTPVRLLKNNFYADVKTAEERCATPEQLKEILGRGRAKKGMFEGELEQGELEIGQVSAQISTIKPAAEIVAEIWQEFIAEKDKLSRL; via the coding sequence ATGCAAAACCGAATAACCAAACTTTTTAATATTCAATACCCTATTATTCAAGCGGGAATGATATGGTGTAGTGGCTGGGAACTGGCAAGTGCTGTTAGCAACGCTGGCGGACTTGGCATTATAGGAGCAGGCTCTATGTATCCTCATGTTCTTAAAGAGCATATTCAAAAATGCAAGCAAGCTACTAACAAGCCTTTTGCTGTTAATTTTCCTTTGCTTTATCCCGATATTGACCAACACATAAAAACTATTATAGAAGAAAAAGTGCCTATTGTTTTTACATCGGCAGGAAACCCTAAAACGTGGACACAAACCCTACAAAACGAGGGAATTAAAGTGGTACACGTGGTTAGTAGTTTAAAGTTTGCCCTAAAAAGTGAAGCCGCAGGCGTAGATGCCGTGGTGGCAGAAGGTTTTGAAGCAGGCGGACACAATGGACGGGAAGAAACTACTACACTTTGTTTAATTCCTTTGGTAAAAAGTCAGCTAAAAATACCTTTAATAGCTGCGGGAGGTATAGGCTGTGGCAAAACTATGCTTGCCGCTTTTGCTTTAGGAGCCGATGCCGTACAAATAGGTAGCCGTTTTGTGACGAGTGAAGAAAGCAGTGCTCACTTAAATTTTAAAAATGCCGTAGTTAATGCTCAAGAAGGAGATACAGATATTCGCCTAAAAGCGGTAACGCCTGTTCGCTTACTTAAAAATAATTTTTATGCCGATGTTAAAACTGCCGAAGAACGATGTGCTACTCCCGAACAGCTGAAAGAAATATTAGGCAGAGGAAGAGCTAAAAAAGGAATGTTTGAAGGAGAATTAGAACAAGGAGAACTTGAAATAGGGCAAGTTTCGGCTCAAATAAGCACTATTAAGCCTGCGGCTGAAATAGTTGCTGAAATTTGGCAAGAGTTTATTGCTGAAAAAGACAAATTGAGCAGATTATAA
- a CDS encoding DeoR family transcriptional regulator has translation MMKTKDKVLKLLQKHGQLSVHELSILLKVSRQYIHRILLELEEDNSIVKIGISPKVFYKINASQIENQLFTVDYEKEQFLKKHFLVIDALGNMLEGLDGMIYWCEKQQLNVEKTINEYILTRNKYLQYYNNNSLINGIEKLKKTKGINQIGVDELYYLDFYAIERFGKTRLGTLMHYAKQGQSRQLMKLIVSEIKQRIYKIIKDENIDAVVYVPPTISRKVQIMTELKKMLNIDLPEVKVDKIKTSIIIPQKALSKIFERIANAKNTFIVPQQRKYKHILIIDDAIGSGATINEIAIKIKEKKIAKKITGLAITGSYKGFEVISEI, from the coding sequence ATGATGAAAACAAAAGATAAAGTTCTCAAACTATTGCAAAAACATGGGCAACTATCTGTGCATGAACTAAGTATTTTATTAAAAGTTTCAAGACAATATATTCATAGAATATTATTGGAATTAGAAGAAGATAACAGCATTGTTAAAATAGGCATAAGCCCTAAGGTTTTTTATAAAATAAACGCCAGTCAAATTGAAAATCAATTATTTACAGTTGATTATGAAAAAGAACAGTTTTTAAAAAAACATTTTTTAGTAATAGATGCTTTAGGCAACATGTTAGAGGGATTAGATGGTATGATTTATTGGTGCGAGAAACAGCAACTAAATGTAGAAAAAACAATTAATGAGTATATTTTAACCCGAAATAAATATTTGCAATATTACAATAATAATAGTTTAATAAATGGAATAGAGAAGCTAAAAAAAACAAAAGGAATTAATCAAATAGGAGTAGATGAACTTTATTATCTTGATTTCTATGCCATTGAACGCTTTGGTAAAACCCGACTGGGTACACTTATGCACTACGCCAAACAAGGGCAAAGCAGACAGTTGATGAAATTAATTGTATCTGAAATAAAGCAACGTATTTATAAGATTATTAAAGATGAAAATATTGATGCTGTTGTTTATGTTCCACCAACTATAAGTAGAAAAGTTCAAATTATGACAGAGCTTAAAAAGATGCTCAACATAGATTTACCCGAAGTGAAAGTTGATAAAATAAAAACCTCCATAATAATACCCCAAAAAGCTTTATCTAAAATTTTTGAACGAATTGCCAATGCTAAAAATACTTTTATTGTTCCACAGCAAAGAAAGTACAAGCACATTTTAATTATTGATGATGCAATAGGCAGTGGTGCTACAATAAATGAAATAGCTATTAAAATAAAAGAAAAAAAGATTGCAAAAAAGATAACAGGATTAGCTATAACAGGTAGCTATAAGGGTTTTGAAGTAATATCTGAAATATAA
- a CDS encoding DUF4377 domain-containing protein, translating into MKKIISILAISLMLLAACKSTKSAASDTGKAEKEPAKVETWILANQKVACGDGSTELCYQVKKAGESDYTPMNVTIDGFTFEEGNKYQIVVNVAHGKYSLKEVLYKVPSK; encoded by the coding sequence ATGAAAAAAATAATATCAATTTTAGCTATTTCATTAATGCTTTTAGCAGCATGTAAATCAACAAAAAGTGCAGCTTCAGATACAGGCAAAGCCGAAAAAGAACCGGCAAAAGTTGAAACTTGGATTTTAGCAAATCAAAAAGTAGCATGTGGAGACGGCTCTACTGAATTATGCTATCAAGTTAAAAAAGCTGGCGAGTCTGACTACACACCAATGAATGTAACAATAGACGGTTTCACTTTTGAAGAAGGAAACAAATATCAAATTGTTGTAAATGTAGCTCACGGAAAATACTCTTTAAAAGAAGTATTGTATAAAGTTCCAAGCAAATAA